Below is a genomic region from Dechloromonas denitrificans.
GGGCAGAGACCTCAAGAGCCCTTTCCGGGCTCTTCAGACTGCTGACGAACCCCCGATTTTTCGGGGGTTTTGTTTTTCTGGTTGGAAATCAGGGAGACTCCTGGCTTCAAGCCGAAGCGAGGCGGATTCTGAAATTCAGGTTAGGAACCCCGATCTGCCAAAGATGGCGGGCGAATGGGGCGGCAAAACAGGTTCGTGCGAGGATTTTGGCCAATAAGGCTGCCGCCTTGCGGGCCAGCAACAGGGCCATCTTCTTCATGTTCTGACAGGCCGCCGAGAGCAGGCACTGCGCCTGCACCTTGGCCAAGCCACGGAAGCGAGCGTAACGGTGGCCATGCAACTCCTTGGCATCGGCAAAGCTGCGCTCCACTGTTTCCTTGCGCCGGGCGTACAGCCGTTTGCCCAGGTCGCTCAGGCGATTGGCGTTGATCGCTTCCTTGAAACCTTCCCAGAGATGCCGGGTCACGAGCGTCTGATGGTTCCGGCTCTGCGTGCATTGCCCGCGCACGCCGCAATCGGCACACCGCGCCGGGTTCGAGGCGTATTCGCGATAACCCAGCCGGTTGGTCGTCCGGTATGGTAGAACCTCCCCGGCCGGGCAGCGGTAGCAGTCCTGGACCGCATCGTAGAGATAGTCCCGTTTGTAGAAATAGCCATCGCGGTGTGTGGGTCGCTTGTAGCCCATCACCCCGAACAGTGCCCGCTCGAGAATGCCCTTGCAGACTTGCGGGGTGAAATACCCGGCATCCAGCCCGACGGCGCCCACGGCCAGATCAAAGCGCTCCATGACCCGATCCAGGCGGGCAAGGTAGGGCTGGCTGTCATGGGCATTGCCCGGCGTGACATGGGTATCGACGATCAAAGCATGCACGCCATCGACAGTCCGGTGATCCAGATAGAAGAAGCCGGTCGGCTTGTTGTCGCGGGCCATGAAACCTGCGTCGGGATCGACTGTGCTGACCTTGACCTCCTTCATCGGCGGTGTCGAATCATCGTCATCACGCTTGAGCGACTTCTTGCCCGCGGCGGCTCGGTCCGTTTCGATGGCTGCATCCAGCTCGGCCAAATAGGCCGCCGGCGTTTGCTCGACCTGATGCACCTCAAAATGCCGTTTGTTGGCATTCGCCTTCAGATGCGTGCTGTCCGTGTAAAGCACCCGCCCGCCAATCAGCTTATGCTCAATGGCTTGCTCGACAATCCCGTCGAAGATGCGTTGCTCAATGTCCGTCCCGACAAAGCGGCGACGCCGATTCTGCGACAGCGTCGAGGCATCCGGCACTTTGTCCGTCAGACGAAAGCCGAGAAACCAGCGGTAAGCCACATTGACCTCTATTTCCTTCACCAGCCGTCGCTCGGAGCGAATCCCAAACAAGTAGCCAATGAACAACATCTTGAACAACACCACCGGATCAATCGCTGGTCGGCCATTGTTCTCGCAATACAGGTGCTGGGTCGCTTCACGAATGAAATCAAACCGGATGTGCTGGTCGAGCAGCCGGAGCAAGTGGTCTTTCGGGACCAATTGCTCCAACGTCACCATCTCCAGTTCCGTTTGGGCGGGGTAGACAGGCTTGAGCATGCCTGCATTATAAAAAATAAAGCCCCCAATCGCTTGGAGGCTTTGTCAGCAGTCTGAAGAGCCCTTTCCGGGCTCTTTTTTTTTGATGACAATATCTGCATACTCGGTTTTCGTGCCGTTCAAGACCCCGTGGAGTATTCATGCAATGTAACGACGATAGTATTGCTTTCCTCGATGATGAAGAAGATGCGCAAGCGGCTGGCAGCACCTTGGGGGTCTGGCGGCTACTGATCGTTGATGATGATGAAGATGTCCACCAGGCCACCGAATTCGCTTTGCGCGATGTGGAAATTCTCGGACGTCGCCTTGAATTTCTGCACGCCCGGAGCAGCAATGAGGCGATCAGCGTCCTGCGTCAGGCCGAGCAGGTTGCGGTGGTCTTGCTTGATGTGGTGATGGAGTCCGAAGATGCCGGCCTGAAAGCCATCGGGCGCATCCGGAATGAACTGGGCCTGCTCAACTTGCGGATCATTCTGCGTACCGGGCAGCCGGGCTATGCGCCGGAGCTTGAAGCGATCAGTTCATACGATATCAACGATTACAAGACCAAATCGGAATTGACCCGCAACAAGCTGTTCACCGCGGTAACGGCGGCGGTTCGCTCCTACGACCAGATTGAACGCCTGGATGCCAGCCGGCGTGGTCTGGAACTGATTATCGATGGGGCCAATCGCTTTATTGCCGAGCAGGGTTTGCAGGCTTTTGCGGCCGGCGTCATAACCCAGATTGCCGCCTTGCTGGGCGTTCCTCCCGAGGGCGTGATGTGCGTCTGTGCCGCGCCTGGTGCGGACAGCCAAACTCCGATCGGTCAGAAATGCACGGTTCTGGCTGCTGCCGGGCGTTATCAGGAATATATCAATCAGCACGTTGCCGCACTTGAAAACCACGAGCTTTGCGACATCCTGGATACCTGCCTCAGCGAGCAGCGCCACCATGCCACGGAGCGCGGCCTGGCCTTGTATTTCCCCGGGCGGCAAGGGCGGAATTTTGCTGCTTATGTCGAGTCCGGGCAGAGCATTCATGAGCCGGATCGGCATTTGCTCGAAGTGTTTTGTGCCAACATCGCCATTTGCGGCGATAACGTCGACCTGGTCGAGCGGTTGCGTCAAACCGCCTATGTCGACGGATTGACCTCGCTGCCCAACCGTGCCGCACAAATCGAGTCACTTGATGCCGCTGGGCAGCATGGCGCCGTGTTGGCACTGATCGATATCGACCAGTTTTCTGAAACAATCGATGCCTTCGGCTACCGCTTCGGCGACCTGCAGTTGCAGGCAATCAGCCGGCGCTTGCGTGCGGCGATGCCGCCGGATGTCTATGTAGCCCGAGTTGGTGGCGATGTCTTCAGCCTGTGCGGCGGTCAAGACGTCGTCAATCCACCGTTGCTGCGCGAAATTCTCGCCGATACTTTCGATAGCGAGCTTGGGCCGCAATCGATTTCTTTCTCGCTGGGGTTCGTGCATGTTGCCGACGCCGGCGTCAGTGGTGCCGATCTCTTGCGCAATGCTGCCATCGCGCTCAAGCGGGCCAAGGTCGATGGGCCCGGCAACGAGGCTTATTACACGGCCGAAGTGGCAATCCAGACACGCGAGCGTGTCCGCCTGCTGCAAAATTTGCGGCAGGCTTTTGATAGTCGTCGTCTTTTCGTTGTTTACCAGCCTCAACTCGGTTTGCCGGAGAGCAAGATCATCGGCGTTGAAGCCTTATTGCGTTGGCGTAATGATGAGGGGCAGTTCGTTCCACCTGATCAGTTCATTCCGGTGGCAGAACATTCCGGTCTGATTATCGGCGTGGGGGCCTGGGTGCTGCGTACCGCCTTGCAGGCACAGCAAAAGTTTCTTGCCCAGGGATTCAAGCTGCGCATGGCTGTTAATGTTTCGGCCATCCAGTTTCGCCACCCGGGCTTCCTGGGCATGCTTGAAGAGGCGATTGCCGAGTCGGGCATTGAGCCGTCGGCGCTGGAACTCGAAATTACCGAGTCGGTTGCGATGTACGGCTGGGGGCAAGTGCAGGAGCGTTTGCAGGCCATCAAGGATATGGGGGTTTCGGTGGCGATCGATGATTTCGGTACGGGCTTTTCGTCGCTCAGTTACCTGGATCGCCTGCCGGCCGACTGTCTCAAAATCGATCGCAGCTTCATTTCTTCCCTCGACGCTTCCGAATCCGGTGCGCGAATTGCCGAAATGGTCATTCAATTGGGCAAGCGTCTTGGCATGCGCGTGCTGGCTGAAGGGGTTGAGCAGGTCGAGCAATTGAACACGCTGATTGATCTCGGTTGTGACGAAGCCCAAGGCTGGTATTACGCCAAGGGCATGCCGGAGGATGAATTGCTGGATTGGTTGCGCCAGCAGTCACGTTGAAGGTTTCCGTGTTTAACGCTGTTCGTAAGATAATCGAAGCTTCGACCCGCCGCTGGCGGGGCGCTGACAGAGAAAAATTGATTTCATGCCGCATAAAAAATTAAATGTTTCGGCTCAGGGCATGATCGATGCCTACGAAGCCTTGCTCGACATGCGGGGTTATGTTGCAGACGCTGCCCAGATGGCTGCTGCAACTGCCTTGCAGAATCTTTACGGAAATCTGCTTTCTTTCAAGGTCGACCGCAGCAGTACGTTCAAGCGTTTGCTGTCCCCCCCCAAACCGCCCAAAGGGGTCTATTTCTGGGGCGGCGTTGGGCGCGGCAAGAGCTTCCTGATGGATTGCTTTTACGAATCCGTGCCATATCGTCGCAAGAAGCGGATTCACTTCCATGCCTTTATGCAGCAGATTCATCGCGACCTGGAGCAATACAAGGGCG
It encodes:
- a CDS encoding EAL domain-containing protein, with translation MQCNDDSIAFLDDEEDAQAAGSTLGVWRLLIVDDDEDVHQATEFALRDVEILGRRLEFLHARSSNEAISVLRQAEQVAVVLLDVVMESEDAGLKAIGRIRNELGLLNLRIILRTGQPGYAPELEAISSYDINDYKTKSELTRNKLFTAVTAAVRSYDQIERLDASRRGLELIIDGANRFIAEQGLQAFAAGVITQIAALLGVPPEGVMCVCAAPGADSQTPIGQKCTVLAAAGRYQEYINQHVAALENHELCDILDTCLSEQRHHATERGLALYFPGRQGRNFAAYVESGQSIHEPDRHLLEVFCANIAICGDNVDLVERLRQTAYVDGLTSLPNRAAQIESLDAAGQHGAVLALIDIDQFSETIDAFGYRFGDLQLQAISRRLRAAMPPDVYVARVGGDVFSLCGGQDVVNPPLLREILADTFDSELGPQSISFSLGFVHVADAGVSGADLLRNAAIALKRAKVDGPGNEAYYTAEVAIQTRERVRLLQNLRQAFDSRRLFVVYQPQLGLPESKIIGVEALLRWRNDEGQFVPPDQFIPVAEHSGLIIGVGAWVLRTALQAQQKFLAQGFKLRMAVNVSAIQFRHPGFLGMLEEAIAESGIEPSALELEITESVAMYGWGQVQERLQAIKDMGVSVAIDDFGTGFSSLSYLDRLPADCLKIDRSFISSLDASESGARIAEMVIQLGKRLGMRVLAEGVEQVEQLNTLIDLGCDEAQGWYYAKGMPEDELLDWLRQQSR
- a CDS encoding IS1182 family transposase: MLKPVYPAQTELEMVTLEQLVPKDHLLRLLDQHIRFDFIREATQHLYCENNGRPAIDPVVLFKMLFIGYLFGIRSERRLVKEIEVNVAYRWFLGFRLTDKVPDASTLSQNRRRRFVGTDIEQRIFDGIVEQAIEHKLIGGRVLYTDSTHLKANANKRHFEVHQVEQTPAAYLAELDAAIETDRAAAGKKSLKRDDDDSTPPMKEVKVSTVDPDAGFMARDNKPTGFFYLDHRTVDGVHALIVDTHVTPGNAHDSQPYLARLDRVMERFDLAVGAVGLDAGYFTPQVCKGILERALFGVMGYKRPTHRDGYFYKRDYLYDAVQDCYRCPAGEVLPYRTTNRLGYREYASNPARCADCGVRGQCTQSRNHQTLVTRHLWEGFKEAINANRLSDLGKRLYARRKETVERSFADAKELHGHRYARFRGLAKVQAQCLLSAACQNMKKMALLLARKAAALLAKILARTCFAAPFARHLWQIGVPNLNFRIRLASA